The following proteins are encoded in a genomic region of Streptococcus gwangjuense:
- a CDS encoding ABC transporter permease: MNFVLSSLSEGLLWSIMAIGVYLTFRILDIADMTAEGAFPLGAAVVVSQIQAGTNPWIATLLALFAGMVAGLVSGMLHTKMKIPALLTGIVTLTGLYSINIKIMGSVPNLSLGDSSTVFKQLASLGLTNEGAVFSFSLACLLLVCLVLTLLMKTEIGLVLRSTGDNIPMSEANGVNVDTMKIVGYMISNGLIALCGSLFAQNDGFSDVTSGTGTIVVGLSAVIIAEVLIHDLTIGGRLLSIGIGAIVYRLIILNIYEIPNLDQNLVRLFNAILLALVLFAPELQKRLKIRGLKLRNE, translated from the coding sequence ATGAATTTTGTGTTATCTAGTTTATCAGAAGGTTTGCTATGGTCGATTATGGCTATTGGGGTCTACTTGACTTTCCGTATTTTGGATATTGCGGATATGACTGCTGAAGGAGCCTTTCCACTGGGGGCGGCTGTCGTCGTATCTCAGATACAGGCAGGGACAAATCCTTGGATTGCGACTTTACTTGCTTTGTTTGCAGGTATGGTAGCAGGTCTTGTATCAGGAATGCTTCACACCAAGATGAAAATTCCAGCTCTCTTGACAGGGATTGTGACCTTGACAGGGCTTTATTCCATCAATATTAAAATCATGGGAAGCGTGCCCAATCTTTCCTTGGGAGATTCTTCAACTGTCTTTAAACAGTTGGCGAGCTTGGGACTGACAAATGAAGGAGCTGTTTTCTCATTCAGTTTAGCCTGTCTCTTACTTGTTTGTTTGGTCTTGACCCTTTTGATGAAAACAGAGATTGGCCTTGTCTTGCGTTCGACTGGGGACAATATTCCGATGAGTGAGGCCAATGGGGTCAATGTAGACACCATGAAGATTGTTGGTTACATGATTTCAAACGGTTTGATTGCCCTATGTGGTTCCTTGTTTGCCCAAAATGATGGATTTTCAGATGTGACTTCTGGGACAGGAACCATTGTTGTTGGTTTGAGTGCAGTGATTATTGCGGAAGTCTTGATACACGACTTGACCATTGGAGGCCGCTTGTTATCCATCGGAATTGGTGCTATTGTTTATCGTTTGATTATTTTAAATATCTATGAAATTCCAAATCTAGATCAAAATCTAGTTCGTCTCTTTAATGCAATCTTGCTCGCCTTAGTTTTATTTGCACCAGAATTGCAAAAGAGATTAAAGATTCGTGGTCTGAAATTGAGAAATGAATAG
- the trkA gene encoding Trk system potassium transporter TrkA: protein MKIILVGGGKVGFALCRSLVAEKHDVLLIEQDEAVLNHIVNRFDIMGILGNGADFTILEQASVQDCDIFIALTEYDEVNMIAAVLAKKMGAKETIVRVRNPEYSNSYFKEKNILGFSLIVNPELLAARAIANIIDFPNALSVERFFGGRVSLMEFTVKSSSGLCQMPISDFRKKFGNVIVCAIERDHQIIIPSGDMTVQDKDRIFVTGNRVDMMLFHNYFKSRAVKSLLIVGAGRIAYYLLGILKDSRIDTKVIEINPEIASFFSEKFPNLYIVQGDGTAKDILLEESAQNYDAVATLTGVDEENLITSMFLDRVGVQKNITKVNRTSLLEIINAPDFSSIITPKSIAVDTIMHFIRGRVNAQYSDLQAMHHLANGQIETLQFHIKEANKMTAKPLSQLKLKKGVLIAAIIRKGKTIFPTGEDMLEVGDKLLVTTLLPNITKIYDLIAR from the coding sequence ATGAAAATTATCCTTGTCGGAGGGGGAAAAGTTGGTTTTGCCCTCTGCCGCTCCTTGGTTGCAGAAAAGCATGATGTTTTGCTGATTGAGCAAGACGAAGCTGTTCTCAATCATATTGTTAATCGCTTTGATATCATGGGTATCCTTGGTAACGGGGCCGATTTTACCATCCTTGAGCAAGCCAGTGTCCAGGATTGTGATATCTTTATCGCCCTGACCGAATACGATGAAGTGAATATGATTGCAGCCGTTCTCGCTAAGAAAATGGGAGCTAAAGAAACCATCGTTCGGGTGCGGAACCCTGAATATTCTAACTCTTATTTCAAGGAAAAGAATATTCTCGGTTTTTCTCTTATCGTTAATCCTGAGCTCTTGGCTGCCCGCGCTATCGCAAATATCATTGACTTTCCCAACGCCCTCTCTGTCGAACGTTTCTTTGGTGGACGCGTTAGCCTCATGGAATTCACTGTTAAATCCTCCAGTGGTCTTTGCCAAATGCCCATTTCTGATTTTCGGAAAAAATTTGGCAATGTCATTGTCTGTGCTATAGAAAGAGATCATCAAATTATCATTCCAAGCGGTGACATGACTGTACAGGATAAAGATAGAATCTTTGTCACTGGTAACCGTGTTGACATGATGCTCTTCCATAATTATTTCAAGTCTCGTGCCGTAAAGAGTCTTCTTATTGTTGGAGCTGGTAGAATTGCCTATTATCTACTAGGTATCCTCAAAGACAGTCGTATCGATACCAAGGTTATTGAAATCAATCCTGAAATCGCTAGCTTCTTTAGCGAGAAATTCCCAAACCTCTACATCGTTCAAGGAGATGGTACCGCAAAAGATATCCTGCTGGAAGAAAGTGCTCAAAACTATGATGCCGTTGCGACTCTAACAGGGGTCGATGAGGAAAATCTGATTACCTCTATGTTCCTTGACAGGGTAGGTGTACAAAAAAATATCACCAAGGTCAATCGTACCAGTCTCCTCGAGATTATCAATGCGCCTGATTTTTCAAGTATCATCACACCTAAAAGCATTGCTGTAGATACAATCATGCACTTTATTCGTGGTCGGGTTAATGCCCAGTATTCAGACCTTCAGGCCATGCACCATCTAGCAAATGGCCAAATCGAAACCCTGCAATTCCATATCAAGGAAGCTAATAAGATGACTGCCAAACCTCTTTCTCAACTCAAACTGAAAAAAGGGGTTCTGATAGCAGCTATCATTCGAAAGGGCAAGACTATTTTCCCTACTGGAGAGGATATGTTGGAAGTTGGAGACAAGCTCCTAGTAACAACTTTGTTGCCAAACATCACCAAGATTTATGACTTGATCGCGAGGTAA
- a CDS encoding ECF transporter S component, which translates to MTNTRRLSTIAILSAISFVLMYFDFPLLPAASFLKIEFSILPVLVGLVVMDLPAALGILLLRSLLKLLLNSQGVNTYIGLPMNIVALGVFVIVFALIWKKERTTLRFLLGSLAGTIGLTVAMLVLNYVYAVPLYAKFANFDIGKILGLSNYLMTMVLPFNLIEGVIFSVSFWLLYVLLKPTLKHYER; encoded by the coding sequence ATGACAAACACACGTCGACTTTCGACCATTGCGATTTTATCAGCCATCTCATTTGTGCTGATGTACTTTGACTTTCCGCTTTTACCAGCGGCGTCCTTCCTCAAGATCGAATTTAGTATCTTGCCAGTCCTTGTGGGCTTGGTGGTCATGGATTTGCCTGCTGCTCTAGGAATTCTCTTGCTTCGCTCACTCTTGAAATTGCTTCTTAATAGTCAAGGAGTGAATACTTACATTGGTTTGCCGATGAATATCGTAGCTTTGGGAGTTTTTGTCATCGTCTTTGCTTTGATTTGGAAAAAGGAACGGACAACCCTTCGTTTCCTACTAGGCTCTCTAGCTGGAACTATTGGTTTAACCGTGGCTATGTTGGTTCTCAACTATGTTTACGCTGTTCCTTTGTACGCTAAGTTTGCTAACTTTGATATTGGAAAAATTTTGGGACTTTCCAACTACCTAATGACCATGGTATTACCTTTTAACTTGATTGAGGGTGTCATCTTTTCCGTTTCATTCTGGTTGTTGTATGTTCTTTTGAAACCAACCTTAAAACATTATGAAAGATAA
- a CDS encoding phosphatase PAP2 family protein: MKDKQTFLMKGSFALLLFVILGYMVKFYPETLVGFDQPIQTAVRGDLPDYLTILFKAITRLIDIPVIITWVVITAFIFYFKRWKIESFFMLGNLALAALLIVTFKNIYQRPRPAILHLVEEKGFSFPSGHSLAVTLMVGSLIVILSQRMKNPVWRKIVQIVLGLYLVSVLVSRVYLGVHYPSDVLASLCVGLGVLFIEFPFYDKLRFQWRFKGKQK; the protein is encoded by the coding sequence ATGAAAGATAAACAAACATTTTTAATGAAGGGCAGTTTTGCCCTTTTACTTTTCGTTATTCTTGGCTACATGGTCAAATTTTACCCTGAAACGCTAGTCGGTTTTGACCAACCAATACAGACTGCCGTTCGAGGAGACTTGCCAGATTACTTGACTATTCTGTTCAAGGCCATCACACGTCTGATTGATATTCCAGTGATTATTACTTGGGTTGTCATTACAGCCTTTATCTTTTATTTTAAGAGATGGAAGATAGAAAGTTTCTTCATGCTGGGAAATCTGGCTTTGGCAGCTCTTTTAATCGTTACCTTTAAAAATATCTACCAGCGCCCACGACCAGCTATTTTACACTTGGTTGAGGAGAAGGGATTTTCCTTTCCAAGCGGCCATTCTCTGGCTGTAACCTTGATGGTCGGTTCTCTGATTGTCATTCTCAGTCAACGGATGAAAAATCCAGTCTGGAGAAAAATCGTACAAATCGTCCTTGGCCTCTACCTAGTCAGTGTGTTGGTATCAAGGGTCTATCTGGGAGTTCATTATCCATCAGACGTTCTTGCCAGTCTCTGTGTGGGTTTGGGAGTTTTGTTTATCGAATTTCCCTTCTATGACAAGCTCCGCTTCCAATGGCGATTTAAAGGCAAGCAGAAGTGA
- a CDS encoding tRNA (cytidine(34)-2'-O)-methyltransferase yields the protein MTNHIVLFEPQIPQNTGNIARTCAATNSPLHIIKPMGFPIDDRKMKRAGLDYWDKLEIYFYESLEDFMSQMKGKLYLISKFAEKVYSEVDLSTDEDHYFLFGREDKGLPEDFMREHPEKALRIPMNDEHVRSLNVSNTVCMIVYEALRQQNFAGLELVHTYEVDKLK from the coding sequence ATGACAAATCACATTGTATTATTTGAACCACAAATTCCACAAAATACAGGCAATATCGCGCGTACTTGCGCTGCGACCAATTCTCCCCTCCACATCATCAAGCCAATGGGCTTTCCTATTGATGACCGCAAGATGAAGCGAGCTGGATTGGATTATTGGGATAAACTAGAGATTTATTTTTACGAGAGTTTGGAGGATTTCATGTCTCAGATGAAGGGCAAACTCTATCTGATTTCTAAATTCGCGGAAAAAGTCTATTCTGAGGTGGATTTATCGACTGATGAAGACCATTATTTTCTATTTGGACGTGAAGACAAGGGCTTGCCTGAGGACTTTATGCGCGAACATCCTGAGAAAGCTCTCCGTATTCCTATGAATGATGAACATGTCCGCAGTCTCAATGTGTCTAATACCGTCTGCATGATTGTCTATGAGGCCCTCCGCCAGCAGAACTTTGCAGGTCTTGAGCTCGTCCACACCTATGAAGTGGATAAATTGAAATAA
- a CDS encoding GNAT family N-acetyltransferase produces the protein MRLVPYYKVNHCDEAFAWYQNVDLVYLVDGVKLPYSQETLEAMYSYLDQHGELFWIEVKEKGEWFPIGDVTLSQDNLPIVIGNPAYQHRGLGKKILSTLIELARIKGWKELRVKEIYTYNHVSRRCFKSLGFVENGATEKGTSFVLKLV, from the coding sequence CTGCGTCTGGTTCCTTATTATAAGGTCAATCATTGTGATGAAGCTTTTGCTTGGTATCAGAATGTGGACTTAGTTTACCTCGTAGATGGGGTGAAGCTTCCTTATAGTCAAGAAACTTTGGAAGCCATGTATTCCTATTTGGATCAGCATGGTGAGCTTTTTTGGATTGAAGTCAAGGAGAAGGGTGAATGGTTTCCAATTGGGGATGTTACACTATCTCAGGACAATCTCCCCATTGTGATTGGAAATCCCGCTTACCAACATCGAGGACTTGGAAAAAAGATCCTAAGTACTTTGATTGAATTGGCTCGAATAAAAGGATGGAAAGAATTGAGAGTCAAGGAAATCTACACTTACAATCATGTATCTAGGCGCTGTTTCAAGTCGCTTGGATTTGTGGAAAATGGAGCAACAGAAAAAGGAACGAGTTTTGTATTGAAATTAGTCTAA
- a CDS encoding ABC transporter ATP-binding protein produces MASLLTLENIHKTFEAGTVNENHVLKGLDLEVEEGDFISVIGGNGAGKSTLMNILAGNLSVDEGDLLLAGKSIKNLSVRKRAKDIARVFQDPKMGTASRLTIEENMAIALRRGQKRGLGWGVKEKDRIQFQEALKELNIGLEKRLKVDTQYLSGGQRQALTLVMAALVKPKLLLLDEHTAALDPKTSQMVMDLTQKIVEHHQLTTLMITHDMNHAIEYGNRLIMLYQGKIVVDVKGEEKKHLTVEDLMHLFQKNSGQSLVSDELVLG; encoded by the coding sequence ATGGCAAGTTTGTTAACACTTGAAAATATTCATAAAACCTTTGAAGCAGGGACGGTCAATGAGAACCATGTCCTCAAAGGATTAGACTTAGAGGTTGAAGAGGGAGATTTTATCTCTGTGATTGGTGGAAATGGAGCAGGGAAATCCACTTTGATGAATATCTTGGCTGGCAATCTATCGGTGGATGAAGGGGACCTTCTACTGGCAGGGAAATCCATTAAAAATCTGAGTGTAAGAAAGAGAGCCAAGGATATCGCCCGTGTTTTTCAAGATCCTAAGATGGGAACAGCTTCTCGTCTGACGATTGAGGAGAATATGGCTATTGCCTTGAGACGCGGGCAGAAGAGAGGGCTTGGTTGGGGCGTGAAGGAGAAGGATAGAATCCAGTTCCAAGAGGCCTTGAAGGAGTTGAATATTGGCCTTGAAAAACGCTTGAAAGTGGATACTCAATACCTTTCAGGAGGACAAAGGCAGGCCTTGACTCTAGTCATGGCAGCCTTGGTGAAACCTAAGCTCTTGTTGTTGGATGAACACACTGCGGCACTTGATCCGAAAACTAGTCAAATGGTGATGGACTTGACGCAAAAGATTGTGGAACACCATCAGTTGACGACTTTGATGATTACCCACGATATGAACCATGCTATTGAGTACGGCAATCGTCTCATTATGCTCTATCAAGGCAAGATAGTGGTAGATGTCAAAGGAGAGGAGAAAAAGCATCTGACAGTTGAAGACCTTATGCATCTCTTCCAGAAAAATAGTGGCCAAAGTCTAGTTAGTGATGAATTAGTTTTGGGATAA
- a CDS encoding ABC transporter ATP-binding protein — protein sequence MTKEKNVILTARDIVVEFDVRDKVLTAIRGVSLELVEGEVLALVGESGSGKSVLTKTFTGMLEENGRIAQGSIDYRGQDLTALSSHKDWEQIRGAKIATIFQDPMTSLDPIKTIGSQITEVIVKHQGKTAKEAKELAIDYMNKVGIPDADRRFDEYPFQYSGGMRQRIVIAIALACRPDVLICDEPTTALDVTIQAQIIDLLKSLQNEYHFTTIFITHDLGVVASIADKVAVMYAGEIVEYGTVEEVFYDPRHPYTWSLLSSLPQLADDKGDLYSIPGTPPSLYTDLKGDAFALRSDYAMQIDFEQKAPQFSVSETHWAKTWLLHEDAPKVEKPAVIANLHDKIREKMGFAHLAD from the coding sequence ATGACAAAAGAAAAAAATGTAATTTTGACTGCTCGCGATATTGTCGTGGAATTTGACGTTCGTGACAAAGTATTGACAGCCATTCGCGGCGTTTCCCTTGAACTAGTTGAAGGAGAAGTATTAGCCTTGGTAGGTGAGTCAGGATCAGGGAAATCTGTTTTGACAAAGACTTTCACAGGTATGCTTGAAGAAAATGGTCGCATTGCCCAAGGAAGTATTGACTACCGTGGTCAAGATTTGACAGCTTTATCTTCTCACAAGGATTGGGAACAAATTCGTGGTGCTAAGATTGCGACTATCTTCCAAGATCCAATGACTAGTTTGGACCCAATTAAAACAATTGGTAGTCAGATTACAGAAGTTATTGTAAAACACCAAGGAAAAACAGCTAAAGAAGCGAAAGAATTGGCCATTGACTACATGAATAAGGTTGGGATTCCAGACGCAGATAGACGTTTTGATGAATACCCATTCCAATATTCTGGAGGGATGCGTCAACGTATCGTTATTGCTATTGCCCTTGCCTGCCGACCTGATGTCTTGATCTGTGATGAGCCAACGACTGCCTTGGATGTAACCATCCAAGCACAGATTATTGATTTGCTAAAATCTTTACAAAACGAGTACCATTTCACAACAATCTTTATCACCCACGACCTTGGTGTGGTGGCAAGTATTGCGGATAAGGTAGCGGTTATGTATGCAGGAGAAATTGTTGAGTATGGAACTGTTGAGGAAGTCTTCTATGACCCTCGCCATCCATATACATGGAGTCTCTTGTCTAGCTTGCCTCAGCTTGCTGATGATAAAGGGGATCTTTACTCAATCCCAGGAACACCTCCGTCACTTTATACTGACTTGAAAGGGGATGCCTTTGCCTTGCGTTCTGACTATGCAATGCAGATTGACTTTGAACAAAAAGCTCCTCAATTCTCAGTATCAGAGACACATTGGGCTAAAACTTGGCTACTTCATGAGGATGCTCCAAAAGTAGAAAAACCAGCTGTGATTGCAAATCTCCATGATAAGATTCGTGAAAAAATGGGATTTGCCCATCTGGCTGACTAG
- a CDS encoding ATP-binding cassette domain-containing protein has protein sequence MSEKLVEIKDLEISFGEGSKKFVAVKNANFFINKGETFSLVGESGSGKTTIGRAIIGLNDTSNGDIIFDGQKINGKKSREQAAELIRRIQMIFQDPAASLNERATVDYIISEGLYNHHLFKDEEERKEKVQNIIREVGLLAEHLTRYPHEFSGGQRQRIGIARALVMQPDFVIADEPISALDVSVRAQVLNLLKKFQKELGLTYLFIAHDLSVVRFISDRIAVIYKGVIVEVAETEELFNNPIHPYTQALLSAVPIPDPILERKKVLKVYDPDQHDYETDKPSMVEIRPGHYVWANQAELARYQQGLN, from the coding sequence ATGTCTGAAAAATTAGTAGAAATCAAAGATTTAGAAATTTCCTTCGGTGAAGGAAGTAAGAAGTTTGTCGCGGTTAAAAATGCTAACTTCTTTATCAACAAGGGAGAAACATTCTCGCTTGTTGGTGAGTCAGGTAGTGGGAAAACAACTATTGGTCGTGCCATCATCGGTCTAAATGATACAAGTAATGGAGATATCATTTTTGATGGTCAAAAGATTAATGGTAAGAAATCGCGTGAACAAGCTGCGGAATTGATTCGTCGTATCCAGATGATTTTCCAAGACCCTGCCGCAAGTTTGAATGAACGTGCGACTGTTGATTATATTATTTCTGAAGGTCTTTACAATCATCATCTGTTCAAGGATGAAGAAGAACGTAAAGAGAAAGTTCAAAATATTATCCGTGAAGTAGGTCTTCTTGCTGAGCACTTGACTCGTTACCCTCATGAATTCTCAGGTGGTCAACGTCAACGTATCGGTATTGCCCGTGCCTTGGTTATGCAACCAGACTTTGTTATTGCGGATGAGCCCATTTCAGCCTTGGACGTTTCTGTTCGTGCTCAAGTCTTAAACTTGCTCAAAAAATTCCAAAAAGAACTTGGCTTGACCTATCTCTTTATCGCCCATGACTTGTCGGTTGTTCGTTTTATTTCAGATCGTATCGCGGTTATTTACAAGGGTGTTATTGTAGAGGTTGCAGAAACAGAAGAATTGTTTAACAATCCAATTCATCCATATACTCAGGCTTTGCTTTCAGCGGTACCTATCCCAGATCCAATCTTGGAACGCAAGAAGGTCTTGAAAGTATATGATCCAGATCAACATGATTATGAGACAGATAAGCCATCTATGGTAGAAATCCGTCCAGGTCACTATGTTTGGGCTAACCAAGCCGAATTAGCGCGTTATCAACAAGGGTTAAACTAA
- a CDS encoding ABC transporter substrate-binding protein: MKVVRKLLAPLLVVGILLTSLISLHQLKADKKKDVFRIGISQFITHQSLDATREGFVDELAKQGYVEGKNIQIDLQNAQGEQRNLKTISQQLAESSDVVLAIATPSAQSLANTTQTTPVVFSAVTDPISAKLVETREHPGGNVTGTSDQSSDAISTQINLIKKVLPKAKTIGILYTQSEPNSVVQKDEAKRLLEEKGFTVVEKTILDSNNVKAAAESLMTEVDMVFVPTDNIISSTMETVKQVSIKHKVPVFGGSTEMIAVGGLYNYGTNYEELGRQTARMLVRVLKGEKPENIAVELPGKLELHTNQEMAEALGIDISKLEGKE, from the coding sequence ATGAAAGTTGTTCGAAAATTACTAGCCCCCCTCTTGGTAGTGGGGATTCTCTTGACCTCTCTGATTAGTTTGCATCAGTTGAAGGCAGATAAGAAAAAAGATGTGTTTCGTATCGGTATTTCGCAATTTATTACCCACCAGTCTCTAGATGCTACTAGAGAAGGATTTGTGGATGAGCTGGCTAAACAAGGCTATGTGGAGGGGAAAAATATTCAGATTGATTTGCAAAATGCACAAGGAGAACAGAGAAATCTAAAAACCATTTCCCAGCAACTAGCAGAATCCAGTGATGTCGTTCTAGCCATCGCAACGCCTTCTGCTCAGAGCTTGGCCAATACAACGCAAACGACACCGGTTGTCTTTTCAGCTGTAACAGACCCTATCAGCGCCAAGTTGGTTGAGACACGAGAACATCCTGGGGGCAATGTAACTGGGACAAGCGATCAGTCATCAGATGCCATTTCAACTCAAATTAACTTAATAAAGAAAGTCCTACCAAAGGCTAAAACAATTGGAATTCTCTATACTCAGAGTGAGCCAAATTCGGTTGTCCAAAAGGATGAAGCCAAACGACTTCTGGAAGAAAAAGGATTTACCGTTGTTGAAAAAACAATCTTGGACAGTAACAACGTCAAGGCGGCAGCAGAAAGCTTGATGACAGAGGTGGATATGGTTTTTGTACCAACGGACAATATCATTTCATCAACCATGGAAACAGTCAAGCAGGTTTCTATTAAACACAAGGTTCCAGTATTTGGTGGTTCCACAGAAATGATTGCTGTTGGTGGCTTGTATAACTACGGAACCAATTATGAAGAATTGGGACGGCAGACAGCACGAATGCTGGTTCGTGTTTTAAAAGGTGAGAAGCCAGAAAATATAGCAGTTGAGTTGCCTGGAAAACTGGAATTGCATACCAATCAAGAAATGGCAGAAGCATTGGGAATTGATATTAGTAAGTTAGAAGGCAAGGAATAA
- a CDS encoding TrkH family potassium uptake protein, which produces MNKSMIRYLLSKLLLIEAVLLLVPVAIAIYYHESSQVFTALFTTIGILVLLGGSGILQKPKNQRIYAKEGVLIVALCWILWSFFGGLPFVFAGQIPSVIDAFFEISSGFTTTGATILNDVSVLSRSLLFWRSFTHLIGGMGVLVFALAIMDNAKNSHLEVMKAEVPGPVFGKVVSKLKNTAQILYLLYLALFSLFVILYYLAGMPLFDSFVIAMGTAGTGGFTVYNDGIAHYGSSLITYLVSIGVLVFGVNFNLYYYLILRRVKAFFGDEELRAYLVIVLVSTGLISLNTLYLYPGFSKSFEMAFFQVSNIITTTGFGYGDITNWPLFSQFILLFLMGIGGSAGSTAGGLKVIRGLILSKIAKNQILSILSPHRVLTLHVNKTVIDKDTQHKILKYFVIYAMILLALIFIVSLDSNDFLVVTSAVFSCFNNIGPILGTTSSFSIFSPISKILLSFAMIAGRLEIYPILLLFMKRTWSKR; this is translated from the coding sequence ATGAATAAAAGTATGATTCGTTATCTCCTTTCAAAGTTACTTTTGATTGAAGCTGTTCTCCTTTTGGTTCCTGTTGCGATTGCTATCTATTACCATGAATCGAGCCAAGTCTTTACAGCCCTCTTTACAACAATTGGGATTCTCGTATTACTAGGCGGTTCAGGAATTTTACAAAAGCCAAAAAATCAACGAATTTATGCCAAGGAGGGAGTCTTGATTGTAGCCCTCTGTTGGATCCTTTGGTCTTTCTTTGGCGGTCTCCCCTTTGTTTTTGCTGGGCAAATTCCCAGCGTTATCGATGCCTTTTTTGAAATCAGTTCGGGCTTTACAACTACCGGAGCAACTATTCTGAACGACGTTTCGGTTCTCAGTCGTTCCCTCCTCTTCTGGCGAAGTTTTACCCACTTGATTGGAGGGATGGGAGTGCTTGTTTTTGCACTTGCTATTATGGATAATGCCAAAAATAGCCACCTAGAAGTGATGAAGGCTGAGGTTCCTGGTCCTGTCTTTGGTAAGGTTGTATCCAAACTAAAAAACACTGCCCAGATTCTCTATCTCCTTTATCTAGCTCTCTTTTCCCTCTTTGTCATCCTCTATTATCTGGCTGGTATGCCCCTATTTGATAGTTTTGTCATCGCTATGGGTACTGCGGGTACAGGAGGCTTTACCGTCTATAACGACGGGATTGCTCACTATGGTAGCTCACTGATTACCTATCTGGTTAGTATCGGAGTTTTGGTTTTTGGGGTAAATTTCAACCTCTACTACTACCTCATACTCCGTCGCGTTAAAGCCTTCTTTGGAGATGAAGAACTTCGTGCTTATTTGGTCATCGTGCTGGTTTCTACAGGCTTGATTAGCCTTAATACTCTCTACCTCTACCCAGGCTTTTCCAAGAGCTTTGAAATGGCCTTCTTCCAGGTTTCCAATATCATTACAACGACTGGTTTTGGTTACGGAGATATTACCAACTGGCCCCTCTTCTCCCAGTTTATCCTTCTCTTCCTCATGGGAATCGGTGGTTCTGCTGGTTCAACCGCAGGTGGACTCAAGGTTATTCGAGGCCTTATCCTTTCAAAAATTGCCAAAAATCAAATTTTGTCAATCCTATCGCCCCACCGTGTTTTGACCCTCCATGTTAATAAAACGGTGATTGACAAGGATACCCAGCATAAGATTCTCAAGTACTTTGTCATCTATGCTATGATTTTGCTAGCGCTTATCTTTATTGTCAGCCTAGATAGCAATGATTTTCTGGTTGTGACCAGCGCTGTCTTTAGCTGTTTTAATAATATCGGGCCTATTCTAGGAACCACTTCTAGTTTCTCAATCTTTAGTCCTATCTCAAAAATTCTCCTCTCCTTTGCAATGATTGCAGGGCGCTTGGAGATTTATCCAATCCTACTTCTCTTTATGAAGAGAACTTGGTCTAAGAGATAA
- a CDS encoding chromosome partitioning protein ParB — MKVNIKALNPTQLYLSEKKLAGIQTLYQSAEIIHVAPISILAFGDYLLITDGHHRAYQALLAGRDTISAEWDRDGGDELYHLYAQACEERKIYSVLDLKNHILAQDEYEAKWYNWCDGFNQAATLLLKRKADETDPTNR, encoded by the coding sequence ATGAAAGTCAACATAAAAGCTCTCAATCCGACTCAACTATACTTATCAGAAAAGAAACTAGCAGGCATCCAGACACTTTATCAGTCGGCAGAAATAATCCATGTTGCTCCAATCAGTATTCTTGCGTTCGGAGATTACTTGTTGATTACAGATGGGCATCACAGGGCTTATCAGGCTTTATTGGCAGGTCGGGATACGATTTCTGCTGAGTGGGATAGAGATGGTGGTGATGAACTATATCATCTCTATGCGCAAGCCTGCGAAGAAAGAAAAATCTACTCTGTTCTGGATTTAAAAAATCATATCTTAGCTCAAGATGAGTATGAAGCAAAATGGTATAACTGGTGTGATGGTTTTAATCAAGCAGCAACTCTTTTGTTGAAAAGGAAAGCAGATGAAACAGACCCTACAAATAGATAA